In Streptomyces sclerotialus, one genomic interval encodes:
- a CDS encoding peptidase inhibitor family I36 protein: MRTTLLAATFGAAALLSAPFAADAASGGCAAGQLCLWPKAGYEGPRATHELSDTDIESCVPLPDGRPARSFANRTGRPVTTYQSAECAETGEYDTYPGGGTYVPDSPYEVRAIKIWER; encoded by the coding sequence ATGCGTACGACACTGCTCGCTGCCACGTTCGGCGCCGCCGCGCTGCTCAGCGCGCCCTTCGCCGCGGACGCGGCCTCCGGGGGCTGCGCCGCCGGGCAGCTCTGCCTCTGGCCGAAGGCCGGGTACGAAGGCCCGCGCGCGACCCACGAGCTCTCCGACACCGACATCGAGAGCTGCGTGCCGCTGCCGGACGGCCGCCCCGCGCGGTCCTTCGCGAACCGCACGGGACGCCCGGTGACCACGTACCAGAGCGCCGAGTGCGCCGAGACCGGCGAGTACGACACGTACCCGGGTGGTGGTACCTACGTGCCGGACTCGCCGTACGAGGTGCGGGCGATCAAGATCTGGGAGCGCTGA
- a CDS encoding alpha/beta hydrolase — translation MTSFSELGAPPGFLQSSAWRAALALLVVFVMLAVTGWTGIRGTKDDTDPLGSSRAAWAAGTFHGHRLPDPAAGPHRIAAFFAKLGKTDRLRLADRYPLAVGNMAGAPATLRYHANRTAMDKAREVAERRSHDGRLTPEGRQEAGRLMHRLESLMRPDRQILSFDPAAGGRAAEVFGDLTHARRVSVVVPGVDTNLVNFERTKRADSAPVGMASSLYDAERAVRPDARTAVIAWADYTAPAGIGVDAAAGQLAQAGAQRLESMVGALPAGADVSLFCHSYGSVVCGVAARELPSRVGDIVVAGSPGMRAQNAAALHTTARVWAMRDADDWIQDVPYLELGGLGHGADPVDPAFGSRVLSAAGASGHAGYFARGTQSLANFALVGVGAVAGVSCASDDGDCAADLA, via the coding sequence GTGACTTCCTTCTCCGAGCTCGGCGCTCCCCCCGGTTTCCTGCAGTCCTCCGCCTGGCGCGCGGCACTCGCCCTGCTGGTGGTGTTCGTGATGCTTGCCGTGACCGGCTGGACGGGGATCAGAGGCACGAAGGACGACACCGACCCGCTGGGCAGCTCCCGCGCCGCCTGGGCGGCCGGCACCTTCCACGGCCACCGGCTGCCCGACCCGGCGGCGGGCCCGCACCGCATAGCGGCGTTCTTCGCCAAGCTCGGCAAGACCGACCGGCTCCGGCTGGCCGACCGCTACCCGCTCGCCGTCGGCAACATGGCCGGCGCCCCCGCCACCCTGCGTTACCACGCCAACCGCACGGCGATGGACAAGGCCAGGGAGGTCGCCGAGCGGCGCTCGCACGACGGGCGGCTCACCCCCGAAGGCCGCCAGGAAGCCGGCCGGCTGATGCACCGGCTGGAGTCCCTGATGCGGCCGGACCGGCAGATCCTGTCCTTCGACCCGGCCGCCGGCGGCCGCGCCGCCGAGGTCTTCGGCGACCTGACGCACGCCCGCCGGGTGTCGGTCGTGGTGCCCGGCGTCGACACCAACCTGGTGAACTTCGAGCGCACCAAGCGGGCGGACAGCGCACCGGTCGGCATGGCCTCCTCGCTGTACGACGCGGAGCGCGCGGTGCGCCCCGACGCCCGTACGGCCGTGATCGCCTGGGCCGACTACACCGCGCCCGCCGGGATCGGTGTGGACGCGGCGGCCGGGCAGCTGGCGCAGGCGGGCGCCCAGCGCCTGGAGTCGATGGTCGGCGCGCTGCCGGCCGGCGCCGACGTCTCCCTGTTCTGCCACAGCTACGGCTCCGTGGTGTGCGGGGTGGCCGCCCGTGAGCTGCCCTCCCGGGTCGGCGACATCGTGGTGGCGGGCAGCCCCGGCATGCGCGCCCAGAACGCCGCGGCGCTGCACACCACGGCGCGGGTCTGGGCGATGCGGGACGCCGACGACTGGATCCAGGACGTGCCGTACCTGGAGCTGGGCGGGCTGGGGCACGGCGCCGACCCGGTGGACCCGGCGTTCGGCTCCCGGGTGCTGTCCGCGGCGGGCGCGAGCGGGCACGCGGGGTACTTCGCCCGCGGGACGCAGAGTCTGGCCAATTTCGCCCTCGTCGGGGTCGGCGCGGTGGCGGGCGTCAGCTGCGCCTCCGACGACGGCGACTGCGCGGCCGACCTGGCGTGA
- a CDS encoding response regulator, producing MTTRVLIVDDQAMVRAGFAALLAAQSDIDVVGDAADGVQGVELSRATHPDVVLMDVRMPEMDGLEAARQLLSPPPGVVHRPKVLMLTTFDVDDYVYEALRAGASGFLLKDAPPADLISAVRIVAAGEALLAPSVTRRLIADFARQRPAPRKDRESLRLNGLTPRETEVLELIARGLSNQEIAAELVLAEQTVKTHIGRVLAKLDLRDRAQAVIFAYESGLVTPGDR from the coding sequence ATGACCACCCGCGTGCTCATCGTCGACGACCAGGCCATGGTGCGGGCGGGCTTCGCCGCGCTGCTCGCCGCGCAGAGCGACATCGACGTCGTCGGCGACGCGGCGGACGGCGTACAAGGCGTCGAGCTCAGCCGCGCCACCCATCCCGACGTGGTCCTGATGGACGTCCGGATGCCGGAGATGGACGGTCTGGAGGCGGCCCGGCAGCTGCTCTCCCCTCCCCCGGGCGTGGTGCACCGCCCGAAGGTGCTGATGCTCACCACCTTCGACGTCGACGACTACGTGTACGAGGCGCTGCGCGCCGGCGCGTCCGGCTTCCTGCTGAAGGACGCGCCGCCGGCCGACCTGATCTCCGCGGTACGGATCGTGGCGGCCGGCGAGGCGCTGCTCGCCCCCTCGGTGACCCGCCGGCTGATCGCCGACTTCGCGCGGCAGCGGCCCGCGCCCCGCAAGGACCGCGAGTCGCTGCGGCTGAACGGGCTCACGCCGCGCGAGACCGAGGTGCTGGAGCTGATCGCGCGCGGCCTGTCCAACCAGGAGATCGCGGCCGAGCTGGTGCTGGCGGAGCAGACGGTGAAGACGCACATCGGGCGGGTGCTGGCCAAGCTGGACCTGCGCGACCGGGCCCAGGCGGTGATCTTCGCGTACGAGTCGGGGCTGGTGACTCCCGGTGACCGCTGA
- the aceE gene encoding pyruvate dehydrogenase (acetyl-transferring), homodimeric type, with the protein MASGSDRNPIIIGGLPSQVPDFDPEETQEWLDSLDAAVDERGRERARYLMLRLIERAREKRVAVPEMRSTDYVNTIATKDEPFFPGNEEIERKILNATRWNAAVMVSRAQRPGIGVGGHIATFASSASLYDVGFNHFFRGKDDGRGGDQIFFQGHASPGVYARAYLLDRLSADQLDAFRQEKSKAPNGLSSYPHPRLMPDFWEFPTVSMGLGPLGAIYQARMNRYMEARGIADTSDSHVWAFLGDGEMDEPESLGQLSIAAREGLDNLTFVVNCNLQRLDGPVRGNGKIMQELESQFRGAGWNVIKLVWDRSWDPLLAQDRDGVLVNKLNTTPDGQFQTYATETGAYIREHFFGDDHRLRKMVENMTDDQILHLGRGGHDHKKIYAAYAAAKAHKGQPTVILAQTVKGWTLGPNFEGRNATHQMKKLTVDDLKMFRDRLHLPIPDKDLEDGNPPYYHPGRDSEEIQYMHDRRKANGGYVPTRVVRAKPLELPGDKAYATAKKGSGQQKIATTMAFVRVLKDLMRDKEIGKRFVPIAPDEYRTFGMDAFFPTSKIYNPLGQIYESVDRELLLAYKESPTGQMLHDGITEAGCTASLIAAGSAYATHGEPLIPVYVFYSMFGFQRTGDQFWQMADQLARGFVLGATAGRTTLTGEGLQHADGHSQLLASTNPACVAYDPAYGYEIAHIVKDGLRRMYGETADGQPGEDVFYYLTVYNEPIQHPAEPEDVDVEGILKGIHKVKPATAGSIPAQIMASGVAVPWAVEAQQILAEEWNVKADVWSATSWNELRREAVDVEEHNLLHPEEEQRVPYVTRKLSGSEGPFVAVSDWMRSVPDQIARWVPGTYQSLGADGFGFADTRGAARRFFHIDAQSIVLGVLTELAKEGKVDRSALKQAIDRYQLLDVTAAEAGEAGGDA; encoded by the coding sequence GTGGCTTCCGGATCCGATCGCAACCCGATCATCATTGGCGGCCTTCCCAGCCAGGTCCCGGACTTCGATCCTGAAGAGACCCAGGAATGGCTCGACTCGCTCGACGCAGCCGTCGATGAGCGAGGCCGGGAACGTGCCCGCTACCTCATGCTCCGCCTCATCGAGCGAGCCCGCGAGAAGCGCGTGGCCGTGCCCGAGATGCGCAGCACGGACTACGTCAACACCATCGCCACCAAGGACGAGCCGTTCTTCCCCGGCAACGAGGAGATCGAGCGCAAGATCCTGAACGCGACCCGGTGGAACGCGGCCGTCATGGTCTCGCGCGCCCAGCGCCCCGGTATCGGCGTCGGCGGCCACATCGCCACCTTCGCCTCCTCGGCCTCCCTGTACGACGTGGGCTTCAACCACTTCTTCCGGGGCAAGGACGACGGCCGGGGCGGCGACCAGATCTTCTTCCAGGGCCACGCCTCCCCCGGCGTCTACGCCCGCGCCTACCTCCTGGACCGCCTCTCCGCCGACCAGCTGGACGCGTTCCGCCAGGAGAAGTCCAAGGCCCCGAACGGCCTCTCCAGCTACCCGCACCCGCGGCTGATGCCGGACTTCTGGGAGTTCCCGACCGTCTCGATGGGCCTCGGCCCGCTCGGCGCGATCTACCAGGCCCGGATGAACCGCTACATGGAGGCGCGCGGCATCGCCGACACCTCCGACAGCCACGTGTGGGCGTTCCTCGGCGACGGCGAGATGGACGAGCCGGAGTCGCTCGGCCAGCTGTCCATCGCCGCGCGCGAGGGCCTGGACAACCTGACCTTCGTCGTCAACTGCAACCTGCAGCGCCTGGACGGCCCGGTCCGCGGCAACGGCAAGATCATGCAGGAGCTGGAGTCGCAGTTCCGCGGCGCCGGCTGGAACGTGATCAAGCTGGTCTGGGACCGCTCCTGGGACCCGCTGCTCGCGCAGGACCGCGACGGCGTGCTGGTCAACAAGCTGAACACCACGCCCGACGGCCAGTTCCAGACGTACGCCACCGAGACCGGTGCGTACATCCGCGAGCACTTCTTCGGTGACGACCACCGGCTGCGCAAGATGGTCGAGAACATGACCGACGACCAGATCCTGCACCTGGGCCGCGGCGGTCACGACCACAAGAAGATCTACGCGGCGTACGCGGCGGCCAAGGCGCACAAGGGCCAGCCGACCGTGATCCTCGCGCAGACCGTCAAGGGCTGGACGCTCGGCCCGAACTTCGAGGGCCGCAACGCGACCCACCAGATGAAGAAGCTGACGGTCGACGACCTGAAGATGTTCCGCGACCGGCTGCACCTGCCGATCCCGGACAAGGACCTGGAGGACGGCAACCCGCCGTACTACCACCCGGGCCGGGACTCCGAAGAGATCCAGTACATGCACGACCGGCGCAAGGCGAACGGCGGGTACGTCCCGACCCGTGTCGTGCGCGCCAAGCCGCTGGAGCTGCCGGGCGACAAGGCGTACGCGACCGCCAAGAAGGGCTCGGGCCAGCAGAAGATCGCCACGACCATGGCGTTCGTCCGCGTCCTGAAGGACCTGATGCGGGACAAGGAGATCGGCAAGCGCTTCGTGCCGATCGCCCCGGACGAGTACCGCACCTTCGGCATGGACGCGTTCTTCCCGACCTCGAAGATCTACAACCCGCTGGGCCAGATCTACGAGTCGGTCGACCGCGAGCTGCTGCTGGCGTACAAGGAGTCGCCGACCGGCCAGATGCTGCACGACGGCATCACGGAGGCGGGCTGCACCGCCTCGCTGATCGCGGCGGGCTCGGCCTACGCCACGCACGGCGAGCCGCTGATCCCGGTGTACGTCTTCTACTCGATGTTCGGTTTCCAGCGGACCGGCGACCAGTTCTGGCAGATGGCCGACCAGCTGGCGCGCGGTTTCGTTCTGGGTGCGACCGCGGGCCGTACGACCCTGACCGGTGAGGGTCTGCAGCACGCCGACGGCCACTCCCAGCTGCTGGCCTCGACCAACCCGGCGTGCGTCGCCTACGACCCGGCGTACGGTTACGAGATCGCGCACATCGTCAAGGACGGCCTGCGCCGTATGTACGGCGAGACCGCGGACGGGCAGCCGGGCGAGGACGTCTTCTACTACCTCACCGTCTACAACGAGCCGATCCAGCACCCGGCCGAGCCGGAGGACGTGGACGTCGAGGGCATCCTCAAGGGCATCCACAAGGTCAAGCCGGCCACGGCGGGCTCCATCCCGGCGCAGATCATGGCGTCCGGCGTGGCCGTGCCGTGGGCGGTCGAGGCGCAGCAGATCCTCGCCGAGGAGTGGAACGTCAAGGCGGACGTCTGGTCGGCCACCTCCTGGAACGAGCTGCGCCGCGAGGCCGTCGACGTGGAGGAGCACAACCTCCTGCACCCGGAGGAGGAGCAGCGCGTCCCGTACGTGACGCGGAAGCTCTCCGGCTCCGAGGGTCCGTTCGTGGCCGTCTCCGACTGGATGCGTTCGGTTCCCGACCAGATCGCCCGCTGGGTCCCGGGGACGTACCAGTCCCTCGGCGCGGACGGCTTCGGCTTCGCCGACACCCGTGGTGCGGCGCGCCGCTTCTTCCACATCGACGCGCAGTCCATCGTCCTCGGCGTGCTCACCGAGCTGGCCAAGGAGGGCAAGGTCGACCGCTCGGCGCTGAAGCAGGCCATCGACCGCTACCAGCTGCTGGACGTCACGGCGGCGGAGGCCGGCGAGGCGGGCGGCGACGCGTGA
- a CDS encoding alpha/beta hydrolase: protein MPLRTPPRTADTTATLRTGTRTGARRRRRGIAALALAAALVAGTGGWAAGTEQTAVTGPAPGAAAWRADRTLGRPLPDPATASAAAVARFFAGLTPAERQRLADRHPMTVGTLDGAPVQLRYRANAHALRAERARQYARADDPDRTAEDREQARALAARYTELLAPGRQILFFDPRGRGQVAEVYGDLAAARHTAVVVPGSDIDLGTFDRERDRYGTPTGMALSLRARMTATAPATPTAVIAWAGYTTPVGLGPDAATGRLAEAGAGRLARLLTGLAATGAPAPALLCHSYGSVVCGLAAPRAGRAAVGDVILFGSPGARTERAADLHAGGRVWAARDTSDWIGSIPNVEVLGLGHGTDPTDPAFGARRVTADRAEGHTGYLVPGTDSLAGFADIVLGHYSGVR from the coding sequence ATGCCGCTGCGCACTCCGCCGCGTACCGCCGACACCACCGCCACGCTCCGCACCGGCACGCGGACCGGTGCCCGCCGGCGTCGCCGCGGTATCGCCGCCCTCGCCCTGGCCGCCGCGCTCGTCGCCGGTACCGGAGGCTGGGCGGCCGGCACGGAGCAGACCGCCGTCACCGGCCCCGCACCGGGCGCCGCCGCCTGGCGCGCCGACCGCACCCTCGGCCGGCCGCTGCCCGACCCGGCGACCGCCTCAGCCGCCGCCGTGGCCCGCTTCTTCGCGGGACTGACCCCGGCGGAACGGCAACGGCTCGCCGACCGGCACCCGATGACCGTCGGCACCTTGGACGGCGCCCCCGTACAGCTGCGCTACCGCGCGAACGCCCACGCCCTGCGGGCCGAACGCGCCCGCCAGTACGCCCGCGCCGACGACCCGGACCGCACCGCCGAGGACCGCGAGCAGGCCCGCGCGCTGGCCGCCCGGTACACCGAACTCCTCGCCCCCGGGCGGCAGATCCTCTTCTTCGACCCGCGCGGCCGGGGGCAGGTCGCCGAGGTGTACGGGGACCTCGCCGCGGCCCGGCACACGGCGGTGGTGGTGCCCGGCTCGGACATCGACCTCGGCACCTTCGACCGCGAGCGGGACCGGTACGGCACCCCGACCGGCATGGCGCTCTCACTGCGCGCCCGGATGACCGCAACCGCACCGGCCACCCCCACCGCGGTGATCGCCTGGGCCGGCTACACCACCCCCGTCGGCCTCGGCCCGGACGCGGCCACCGGGCGGCTCGCCGAAGCCGGCGCCGGACGGCTGGCCCGGCTGCTGACGGGACTGGCCGCGACCGGCGCCCCGGCCCCCGCGCTGCTCTGCCACAGCTACGGCTCGGTGGTCTGCGGCCTGGCCGCGCCCCGGGCCGGCCGGGCCGCGGTCGGCGACGTCATCCTCTTCGGCTCCCCCGGCGCCCGTACGGAACGGGCCGCCGACCTGCACGCCGGCGGCCGGGTATGGGCGGCCCGGGACACCTCCGACTGGATCGGCAGCATCCCGAACGTCGAAGTGCTGGGCCTCGGGCACGGCACCGACCCCACCGACCCCGCCTTCGGCGCGCGCCGCGTCACCGCGGACCGCGCCGAGGGCCACACGGGCTACCTCGTCCCCGGCACCGACTCCCTGGCCGGCTTCGCCGACATCGTGCTCGGCCACTACTCCGGCGTGCGCTGA
- a CDS encoding YceI family protein translates to MIDPAHSRIGFSVRHAMVTTVRGAFTEFESRLYFDGLDPARSWAEIALNTASVDTGVEQRDAHLMGRDFLDAAGHPRMTFKSTDVQLAGKDVYRMTGDLTIRDVTRPVVLELTYIGHVTDPFGYQRVGFDGTTTINRSEWGLTYSAKLAEGGAMVSEKVRLQFDIAAIRTAPTG, encoded by the coding sequence ATGATCGACCCCGCGCACAGCAGAATCGGCTTCTCCGTGCGGCACGCGATGGTGACCACGGTCCGCGGCGCCTTCACGGAGTTCGAGAGCCGGCTCTACTTCGACGGTCTCGACCCGGCCCGCTCCTGGGCCGAGATCGCGCTGAACACCGCCAGCGTCGACACCGGCGTGGAGCAGCGCGACGCCCACCTGATGGGCCGTGACTTCCTGGACGCCGCGGGGCACCCGCGGATGACCTTCAAGAGCACCGACGTGCAACTGGCGGGCAAGGACGTCTACCGCATGACCGGTGACCTCACCATCCGCGACGTCACCCGCCCCGTCGTGCTGGAGCTGACCTACATCGGGCACGTCACCGACCCGTTCGGCTACCAGCGGGTCGGCTTCGACGGCACCACGACCATCAACCGTTCCGAATGGGGCCTGACGTACAGCGCCAAGCTGGCGGAGGGCGGCGCCATGGTGAGCGAGAAGGTCCGCCTCCAGTTCGACATCGCCGCCATCCGGACCGCGCCCACCGGCTGA
- a CDS encoding TetR/AcrR family transcriptional regulator has translation MKAEVTPREGLRCGLRERKKRRTRDALIRAALELCTEQGYDRTTIDEIAEAVDVSQRTFFRYFTTKEDVVFAVQETVEARFLEALQARPAAETPLEALRNAVLLAWDDLGQVIESIIPVELHMRTYQMIESTPGLVAAHLRRSCELEELIAGVIARREGLDPAADPRPRVVVAAFSGVMRLSGRLWGEAGECSVESIRAVTEGHLDQIVPAIAGEWRKTAH, from the coding sequence ATGAAAGCCGAGGTGACGCCGCGTGAAGGGCTGCGCTGCGGACTGCGCGAGCGGAAGAAGCGGCGTACGCGCGACGCCCTGATCCGCGCCGCGCTGGAACTGTGCACCGAGCAGGGGTACGACCGGACCACGATCGACGAGATCGCCGAGGCGGTCGACGTCTCCCAGCGGACCTTCTTCCGGTACTTCACCACCAAGGAAGACGTGGTCTTCGCCGTCCAGGAGACCGTCGAGGCGCGCTTCCTGGAGGCCCTGCAGGCCCGCCCGGCCGCCGAGACCCCGCTGGAGGCGCTGCGCAACGCGGTACTGCTCGCCTGGGACGACCTCGGCCAGGTGATCGAGTCGATCATCCCGGTCGAACTGCACATGCGGACGTACCAGATGATCGAGTCCACGCCCGGACTGGTCGCCGCGCACCTGCGGCGCAGCTGCGAGCTGGAGGAGCTGATCGCGGGGGTGATCGCCCGGCGCGAGGGCCTGGACCCGGCCGCCGATCCGCGTCCGCGGGTCGTGGTCGCGGCCTTCAGCGGCGTGATGCGGCTGTCGGGGCGGCTGTGGGGCGAGGCCGGGGAGTGCAGCGTGGAGTCCATCCGCGCCGTCACCGAGGGTCATCTGGACCAGATCGTTCCGGCGATCGCCGGCGAGTGGCGCAAAACAGCCCACTGA
- a CDS encoding DUF4429 domain-containing protein, with product MGDVLAGFHAVWEFDTDSVLIRFERGIRKPKLFQALGERRIPYEALRTVTLSRGKRGTVVLHARPRPGADPLMEAADGQLKDDADPYRLVLPADRAEQAAYYRDQLHDLLGGDAAGPAGRHLVAAPEPPLTFKAYDGKATFDGDAVAFRWFWTGASTAKWKSGDQSFPVDGLAGVVWRSPENGSSAPTAPGAWHSGYLRLLAHGTEEEDGKGADQDPASVIFGLGYGPVHESLPFAAAVLQAVRNAGPAPAPAPRRRTLEPHRGPADIADRIRQLGELHDAGLLTDDEFSAKKAELLAEL from the coding sequence ATGGGTGATGTGCTGGCCGGTTTTCATGCCGTCTGGGAGTTCGACACGGACTCCGTACTCATCCGCTTCGAACGGGGGATCCGCAAGCCCAAGCTGTTCCAGGCGCTCGGCGAGCGCCGTATCCCCTACGAAGCGCTGAGGACGGTTACGCTCTCGCGAGGCAAGCGCGGGACGGTGGTCCTGCACGCCCGGCCACGGCCGGGCGCCGATCCACTGATGGAGGCGGCCGACGGCCAGCTCAAGGACGACGCCGACCCGTACCGCCTGGTGCTCCCCGCCGACCGCGCCGAGCAGGCCGCGTACTACCGCGACCAGCTGCACGATCTCCTCGGCGGCGACGCGGCCGGCCCCGCCGGCCGGCATCTCGTGGCGGCGCCCGAGCCGCCGCTGACCTTCAAGGCGTACGACGGCAAGGCGACCTTCGACGGTGACGCGGTGGCGTTCCGCTGGTTCTGGACCGGCGCCTCGACCGCGAAGTGGAAGTCCGGCGACCAGAGTTTCCCGGTCGACGGGCTGGCCGGCGTGGTCTGGCGCTCCCCGGAGAACGGCTCCTCGGCCCCCACGGCGCCCGGCGCGTGGCACAGCGGCTATCTGCGGCTGCTGGCGCACGGCACCGAGGAGGAGGACGGGAAGGGCGCCGACCAGGACCCCGCCTCGGTGATCTTCGGGCTCGGCTACGGTCCGGTCCACGAGTCGCTGCCGTTCGCCGCCGCCGTCCTCCAGGCCGTACGGAACGCGGGCCCGGCCCCCGCCCCCGCGCCGCGCCGCCGCACCCTGGAGCCGCACCGCGGCCCCGCCGACATCGCCGACCGCATACGGCAGCTGGGCGAGCTGCACGACGCGGGGCTGCTGACGGACGACGAGTTCAGCGCGAAGAAGGCCGAACTCCTGGCGGAGCTGTAG
- a CDS encoding sensor histidine kinase, producing the protein MSTSSPSPEPPRAGLPAARHALRAFATALTTPTRPGDPLLGNAARPWLRWLPYVVALAFTVSLLPTAIVVLSNDYGMNGGLAGALGVAQTVPLLLAVTRPLQTWWVIFAADLATALALTMSAPLPGPPYPWPAPTVVGLLALMVALGLRERRRTLVAVWLVTGAAGILFELFRSGDGDGTWVLMFVLSGVVLLVAGALRERGDARRELAEQATISEAERARRTLLEERTRIARELHDVVAHHMSVITVQADSAPYRLQGLPPEAAEEFGTIASTARESLAEMRRLLGVLRSEESERHGGPEKTPQPGLDQLSRLVEGTVRAGVPVKSALSRALGELPPAVDLSAYRIVQEALANVVRHAPGARTRVSVTPDRTGLTVLVVNGPPPRSAAPLETTGTGHGLVGMRERVRLLGGTLDTGPLPDGGYRVAARLPLAEPPTEKDPTPA; encoded by the coding sequence ATGTCCACGTCATCTCCTTCCCCCGAGCCCCCGCGCGCCGGCCTCCCTGCGGCCCGGCACGCACTGCGCGCCTTCGCCACGGCCCTCACCACCCCGACGCGCCCCGGCGATCCCCTCCTCGGCAACGCCGCACGCCCGTGGCTGCGGTGGCTGCCGTACGTCGTCGCCCTCGCGTTCACCGTCTCGCTGCTGCCCACCGCCATCGTCGTACTGAGCAACGACTACGGCATGAACGGCGGGCTCGCCGGTGCCCTCGGCGTGGCCCAGACCGTGCCGCTGCTGCTCGCCGTCACCCGCCCGCTGCAGACCTGGTGGGTGATCTTCGCGGCCGATCTGGCCACCGCGCTGGCGCTGACGATGTCGGCGCCGCTGCCCGGACCGCCGTACCCCTGGCCGGCCCCGACGGTCGTCGGGCTCCTCGCCCTGATGGTGGCGCTCGGACTCCGGGAACGGCGGCGCACGCTCGTCGCCGTCTGGCTGGTGACCGGCGCCGCCGGCATCCTCTTCGAGCTCTTCAGATCGGGCGACGGCGACGGCACCTGGGTGCTGATGTTCGTACTGTCCGGCGTGGTGCTGCTGGTGGCGGGCGCGCTGCGGGAACGCGGGGACGCCCGGCGGGAGTTGGCGGAACAGGCGACGATCAGCGAGGCGGAGCGGGCCCGGCGCACGCTGCTGGAGGAGCGCACCCGCATCGCCCGCGAGCTGCACGACGTCGTGGCCCACCACATGTCGGTGATCACCGTGCAGGCGGACAGTGCGCCGTACCGCCTCCAGGGCCTGCCGCCCGAAGCCGCCGAGGAGTTCGGGACGATCGCCTCGACCGCGCGCGAGTCACTGGCCGAGATGCGCCGGCTGCTGGGCGTGCTGCGCAGCGAGGAGAGCGAGCGGCACGGCGGCCCGGAGAAGACGCCGCAGCCGGGCCTTGACCAGCTGTCGCGGCTCGTGGAAGGAACCGTACGGGCCGGGGTGCCGGTGAAGTCGGCACTGTCCCGGGCGCTCGGCGAGCTCCCGCCCGCCGTGGACCTGTCGGCGTACCGGATCGTGCAGGAGGCGCTGGCGAACGTCGTGCGGCACGCGCCCGGCGCGCGTACCCGGGTCTCGGTGACGCCGGACCGTACGGGCCTGACCGTCCTGGTCGTCAACGGTCCGCCGCCGCGCTCCGCCGCGCCGCTGGAGACCACCGGAACCGGCCACGGCCTGGTCGGCATGCGCGAGCGCGTACGGCTGCTGGGCGGCACCCTGGACACCGGCCCGCTGCCGGACGGGGGTTACCGTGTCGCCGCGCGGCTCCCGCTCGCGGAGCCCCCGACGGAAAAGGACCCGACGCCCGCATGA